Proteins from a genomic interval of Zingiber officinale cultivar Zhangliang chromosome 2A, Zo_v1.1, whole genome shotgun sequence:
- the LOC122044414 gene encoding senescence-associated protein OSA15, chloroplastic-like → MEDAYMALKFIRNIHDMMANKFYQFPSNERSFSLKDKMGFITLKKNGKALDLFADEVTTDRMQAIQEAYWTMASALLPSSP, encoded by the exons ATGGAAGATGCATACATGGCATTGAAG TTTATAAGAAACATTCATGACATGATGGCAAACAAATTTTACCAATT TCCTTCAAATGAAAGGTCTTTCTCTCTCAAAGATAAAATGGGATTCATTACACTCAAAAAGAATGGGAAAGCTCTTGATCTATTTGCAGATGAGGTCACAACAGACCGTATGCAAGCCATTCAG GAAGCTTATTGGACTATGGCATCTGCCTTACTGCCATCTAGTCCATGA